A genomic segment from Pseudomonas sp. M30-35 encodes:
- the moaE gene encoding molybdopterin synthase catalytic subunit MoaE yields the protein MSIRVQLDAFDPGVELNTLHAQNLGVGAVVTFVGYVRDFNDGRDVGGMFLEHFPGMTEKALGKIVDEAAERWPLLKVELIHRIGRLEPGEPIVFVGTSSAHRDAAFEACAFIMDYLKTRAPFWKKEDTADGPRWVEGRCSDQQAAQRWKQD from the coding sequence ATGAGCATTCGGGTTCAGCTTGATGCGTTCGACCCTGGAGTCGAACTCAACACACTGCACGCGCAAAATCTCGGTGTCGGCGCCGTAGTGACCTTTGTGGGTTATGTACGCGACTTCAACGATGGACGTGATGTCGGCGGCATGTTCCTCGAACATTTTCCCGGCATGACCGAAAAGGCGCTTGGCAAAATTGTTGATGAGGCTGCCGAGCGCTGGCCGTTACTCAAGGTCGAGTTGATCCATCGCATTGGCCGGCTGGAACCCGGTGAACCGATTGTGTTTGTCGGAACCAGCAGTGCTCATCGTGACGCAGCCTTCGAGGCCTGTGCCTTTATCATGGATTATCTGAAAACCCGTGCGCCATTCTGGAAAAAAGAAGACACCGCAGACGGCCCGCGCTGGGTCGAGGGGCGTTGCAGCGACCAACAAGCAGCGCAACGCTGGAAGCAGGATTAA
- the yaaA gene encoding peroxide stress protein YaaA — protein sequence MLMVISPAKTLDYETLPVTERFTLPQHLEHASDLINLLRDYSPQQIAELMHLSDKLAGLNAARFGSWSAKFTPENAKQALLAFKGDVYTGLAADDFTESDFDFAQQHLRMLSGLYGLLRPLDLMQPYRLEMGTKLQTPRGKDLYAFWGDRISGWLNEALAEQGDDVLLNLASNEYFSAVKRKALNARVINTEFRDEKNGEYKIISFYAKKARGLMARYVIKEKISDVQGLKDFSDQGYRYAPDRSKPDNLVFLREQQNA from the coding sequence ATGCTGATGGTGATTTCTCCGGCGAAAACCCTCGATTACGAAACTTTGCCTGTGACCGAACGCTTTACCTTGCCGCAACATCTCGAGCATGCCAGCGATTTGATCAACCTGTTGCGCGATTACTCACCGCAGCAAATCGCTGAGCTGATGCATTTGTCGGACAAACTTGCAGGCCTGAATGCTGCCCGCTTTGGCAGTTGGTCAGCGAAGTTCACCCCAGAAAACGCTAAACAAGCATTGCTGGCGTTCAAAGGTGACGTCTACACCGGCTTAGCCGCAGACGACTTCACAGAGAGCGACTTTGACTTTGCCCAGCAGCATCTGCGTATGCTCTCGGGGCTTTACGGCCTCTTGCGCCCGCTGGATTTAATGCAGCCTTATCGGTTGGAAATGGGTACCAAGCTGCAAACCCCACGCGGCAAGGATTTGTATGCCTTCTGGGGTGATCGCATCAGCGGTTGGTTGAATGAGGCGCTGGCCGAGCAAGGCGATGATGTCTTGCTCAATCTGGCTTCAAATGAATACTTCTCAGCGGTTAAGCGTAAAGCACTCAATGCCCGTGTGATTAACACCGAGTTCCGTGACGAAAAAAATGGTGAGTACAAAATCATCAGCTTTTACGCCAAAAAAGCGCGCGGTCTGATGGCCCGTTACGTGATCAAAGAAAAAATTTCCGACGTGCAGGGCTTAAAGGATTTTAGCGATCAAGGCTATCGCTATGCGCCAGATCGCTCGAAACCTGACAATCTGGTATTCCTCCGCGAGCAACAAAACGCCTGA
- the moaC gene encoding cyclic pyranopterin monophosphate synthase MoaC, which yields MLTHLDSQGRANMVDVSDKSSTVREAVAEALVRMCPQTLQMIVEGDHPKGDVFAVARIAGIQAAKKTSDLIPLCHPLMLTSVKVELSAEGTDAVRIQARCKLSGQTGVEMEALTAASVAALTIYDMCKAVDRGMTIESVRLLEKIGGKSGHFKHDALQVEGEQ from the coding sequence GTGCTCACTCATCTTGATTCACAAGGCCGTGCCAATATGGTCGATGTCAGCGACAAGTCATCAACCGTTCGTGAGGCTGTGGCCGAGGCGCTGGTGCGCATGTGCCCGCAGACCCTGCAAATGATTGTCGAAGGTGACCACCCGAAAGGTGATGTCTTCGCGGTCGCCCGTATCGCGGGTATTCAGGCGGCGAAAAAAACTTCAGACCTGATACCGCTGTGTCATCCACTGATGCTAACCAGCGTCAAAGTTGAGTTGAGTGCCGAGGGCACCGACGCCGTGCGTATTCAGGCGCGATGCAAACTGAGCGGGCAAACCGGGGTGGAGATGGAAGCGCTGACCGCCGCCAGCGTCGCTGCGCTGACTATTTATGATATGTGCAAAGCGGTTGATCGTGGCATGACGATTGAGAGCGTGCGCTTGCTGGAAAAAATCGGCGGCAAGAGCGGGCACTTCAAACACGACGCGCTGCAAGTGGAAGGTGAACAATGA
- a CDS encoding PhoH family protein: MDDHGRCKPTAPTLYALDTNVLIHDPNALLNFEEHHVAIPMTVLEELDKLKTGKQGVAAECRQAIRLIDKILGSALPEEVEHGVPIQREKSGACGFLSILMSKSAAPVTWLPEDLNDNKIINQLVELKSRRPGLSVVLVTKDINMRLKARACGIDSEDYHTDQLVDDVSLLSQGYHNMSGGFWDRVSKVETRQDHGKTWHRVQLTDNLPSVHVNEFIIDEQGFVGWIKEIDEGEILILDLHQEPLMHQEAWGLKPRDIYQALALYALLDPDIHLVNLSGAAGSGKTILALAAAIEQTMVSKRYRRIIATRSVQGLDQEIGFLPGTEAEKMEPWLGAITDNLEALHMEDENTHGSVDYILQKVPLQFKSLNYIRGRSFQQSLILIDECQNLTPHQMKTIITRAGTGSKVICLGNLAQIDTPYLSAPSSGLTYLTERFKDFSHGVHITLQGVPRSILAEYAETHM; encoded by the coding sequence ATGGATGACCACGGACGCTGCAAGCCCACCGCTCCAACCCTCTACGCCCTCGATACCAATGTGTTGATCCACGACCCCAATGCGTTGCTCAATTTCGAGGAACACCACGTCGCCATCCCGATGACTGTATTGGAGGAGTTGGACAAGCTCAAAACAGGTAAGCAAGGTGTAGCTGCTGAATGCCGTCAGGCGATCCGATTGATCGACAAGATTCTAGGGAGCGCATTACCTGAAGAAGTGGAGCACGGCGTACCGATTCAGCGTGAGAAGAGCGGCGCATGCGGCTTTTTATCGATTCTGATGAGCAAAAGCGCAGCCCCTGTCACCTGGCTGCCGGAAGACCTCAATGACAACAAAATCATCAACCAACTGGTCGAGCTAAAGTCACGACGTCCGGGATTGTCAGTGGTGCTGGTCACCAAAGACATCAATATGCGCTTGAAGGCGCGGGCCTGTGGCATTGACTCCGAGGATTATCACACTGACCAACTGGTTGATGACGTTTCCCTGCTGTCGCAGGGCTATCACAACATGTCAGGCGGTTTCTGGGACCGTGTGAGTAAAGTTGAAACCCGCCAGGACCATGGCAAAACCTGGCACCGTGTGCAGCTCACCGACAACCTGCCGTCAGTTCATGTCAATGAGTTCATCATTGATGAGCAAGGCTTTGTCGGCTGGATCAAGGAGATCGATGAAGGTGAGATCCTGATTCTGGATCTGCATCAGGAGCCATTGATGCACCAGGAGGCGTGGGGGCTCAAACCGCGCGATATCTATCAGGCGTTAGCGCTCTATGCCTTACTTGATCCGGACATCCATCTGGTCAACCTGTCGGGTGCGGCAGGCTCGGGTAAGACCATTCTGGCCTTGGCTGCAGCCATTGAACAAACCATGGTCAGCAAGCGTTACCGACGCATCATCGCGACCCGTAGCGTGCAAGGGCTCGATCAGGAAATTGGTTTCTTGCCGGGCACCGAGGCCGAGAAAATGGAGCCATGGCTCGGCGCAATTACCGACAACCTTGAAGCCCTGCATATGGAAGATGAAAACACCCATGGCAGTGTTGACTACATTCTGCAGAAAGTGCCACTGCAGTTTAAATCCCTCAACTATATTCGCGGACGCAGCTTCCAGCAGAGCCTGATCCTGATTGACGAGTGTCAGAACCTTACACCACATCAGATGAAAACCATCATCACCCGTGCGGGGACCGGTTCCAAGGTGATTTGCCTGGGTAACCTGGCGCAAATCGATACGCCTTATTTGTCGGCGCCAAGTTCTGGCCTGACCTACCTGACGGAGCGATTCAAAGACTTCTCCCATGGTGTGCACATCACCTTACAGGGCGTACCGCGTTCGATCCTGGCGGAGTACGCAGAAACCCACATGTAA
- a CDS encoding MoaD/ThiS family protein, with product MIRVQYFARYREALGLDGEQLSNSASFATLNDVREFLLARGGVWQVLAEQNLMCARNQELCSLDEAVTEGDEVAFFPTVTGG from the coding sequence ATGATTCGTGTGCAGTACTTTGCCCGCTACCGTGAAGCCTTGGGCCTTGATGGTGAGCAACTGAGCAACAGTGCCAGCTTCGCCACGCTTAACGACGTGCGTGAGTTTTTGTTGGCGCGCGGTGGCGTCTGGCAGGTGCTGGCTGAGCAGAATTTAATGTGCGCGCGCAATCAAGAGCTGTGCAGCCTCGATGAAGCCGTGACTGAAGGTGATGAAGTGGCGTTTTTCCCAACGGTCACCGGAGGCTAG